Proteins from a genomic interval of Lycium ferocissimum isolate CSIRO_LF1 chromosome 2, AGI_CSIRO_Lferr_CH_V1, whole genome shotgun sequence:
- the LOC132043637 gene encoding transcription repressor OFP5: MKWGKNKPSSSLITHVFPVSWLSKFKQKKDSNGEHQEAAKTKHKGKVNSTSFTSRTDVRLKEGRFYGGDDDDDPYWRLSFTEDAFEAHEQNQQIQNPLWCGSYDECDQVSSWNSKSILGEEETHKFNDMVSRKLREKPKKMCISQNEAELSNRKRSSIRDDKLRKLSRKALEERIAENAREPDQQEEIAPEVIEKDIFEIQPENEKVMRRGKEKSTAYSSRKTRSLSCTDSSLNSIEESCMMFKSLNLEEEVDALSEEEFESECLEMKDMKIKDMTEESGYQQRKSVYINQKRRRKHGVKVRAYSPRTTAKMECRIKALEDMKKAKMKMRQKTKERSGGDRTVFDSYAIMKSSYDPFSDFRDSMIEMITERGIKSSEELEELLACYLTLNCDEYHDLIIKVFRQVWFELNQVNIGAELQKCCCSDD, translated from the coding sequence ATGAAGTGGGGAAAAAACAAACCTTCATCTTCGTTGATCACTCATGTTTTTCCTGTTTCTTGGCTGTCAAAATTCAAGCAAAAGAAGGATAGCAACGGTGAGCATCAAGAAGCAGCAAAGACGAAGCACAAGGGCAAGGTGAATTCAACTTCTTTCACCTCGCGGACGGATGTTCGTCTGAAAGAAGGAAGATTTTATGGtggggatgatgatgatgatccttaTTGGAGGCTTTCTTTTACTGAAGACGCATTTGAAGCTCATGAACAGAATCAACAGATTCAGAACCCTCTCTGGTGTGGTTCTTATGATGAATGTGATCAAGTTTCATCCTGGAATTCCAAGAGTATTTTAGGAGAAGAAGAGACTCACAAGTTTAATGATATGGTTTCTAGAAAGTTACGGGAAAAGCCCAAGAAAATGTGCATTTCACAGAATGAAGCAGAATTGAGCAACAGAAAGAGGAGTTCTATCAGAGACGACAAGTTGAGGAAACTTAGCAGAAAAGCTTTGGAGGAAAGAATAGCGGAAAATGCTAGAGAACCTGATCAACAGGAAGAAATAGCACCAGAGGTGATAGAGAAAGATATATTCGAGATACAGCCCGAGAATGAGAAGGTAATGAGAAGGGGGAAGGAGAAATCAACAGCCTATAGTTCAAGAAAGACAAGGAGTCTGTCTTGCACGGATTCCAGTCTGAACTCAATCGAGGAAAGTTGCATGATGTTTAAATCTCTGAATCTAGAGGAAGAAGTGGATGCATTGTCTGAAGAAGAATTTGAATCAGAATGCCTTGAGATGAAAGACATGAAGATCAAAGATATGACAGAGGAAAGTGGCTATCAGCAGAGAAAATCAGTGTACATAAACCAGAAGAGAAGACGAAAACATGGTGTTAAAGTCAGAGCATATTCACCAAGAACAACAGCCAAGATGGAATGCAGAATCAAAGCTCTTGAAGACATGAAGAAAGCAAAGATGAAGATGAGACAGAAGACAAAGGAAAGATCGGGAGGAGACAGGACGGTTTTCGATAGCTATGCTATTATGAAGAGTTCATATGACCCTTTCAGCGACTTCAGAGACTCGATGATTGAGATGATCACAGAGAGAGGGATAAAAAGCTCAGAGGAGCTTGAAGAGTTATTGGCTTGTTATCTAACACTCAACTGTGATGAATACCATGATCTCATTATCAAGGTCTTTCGGCAGGTATGGTTTGAGCTGAACCAGGTCAATATTGGAGCAGAATTACAGAAATGCTGTTGTTCTGATGACTAA
- the LOC132043622 gene encoding pentatricopeptide repeat-containing protein At4g18840, with protein MSMASTSPPPSILSFIEIATSISQLHQAHAFMLKTGHFRNSFTASRLLTKATNLPISSPDNLSYALSVFTHIEEPNSYIYNTIIRAYSNSPFPQLALIIFLKMLNSVNKVFPDKYTFTFIVKACATMGNVKQGEQVHGLVKKVGLEEDVYVYNTLIHMYAKCGCFGVSRGMIDCLVEDDVIAWNALLSVYVEKGLFELARELFDEMPVRNVESWNFMVSGYVNVGLVDEARKVFDEMLVKDVVSWNVMITGYTKADKFEEVLSLFEDMLRAKVKPDDCTLVNVLSACAGVGSLSQGKWVHAFIERNGIEVHDFLATALVDMYCKCGCIEKGLEVFNGTLIKDISTWNAMIAGLSNHGYLDDALKTFDELLADGIKPNEVTFVSVLSTCSQGGLLNEGRRMFDLMINEYKIQPTLVHYGCTVDLLGRFGLLEEAEELLSKLPVKEAHAIWESLLSASRSHNNVELAERIATKLLELDPRDSAGYVQLANVLASMGRWDDVREVRRKMRSEGVTKEPGCSMIEVDGVVHEFLAGEGIIL; from the coding sequence ATGTCAATGGCATCAACTTCCCCACCACCTTCAATCCTCTCCTTTATAGAAATAGCCACTTCCATCTCCCAACTCCACCAAGCTCACGCTTTCATGCTCAAAACTGGCCATTTCCGTAACTCTTTTACTGCTAGCCGCCTTTTAACTAAAGCCACTAATCTTCCCATTTCTTCACCTGATAACCTTTCATATGCACTCTCAGTTTTCACTCAcattgaagaacccaattcATATATTTACAACACTATCATTCGTGCTTACTCCAATAGCCCCTTTCCACAACTAGCACttattatatttctaaaaaTGCTAAACTCTGTAAATAAAGTTTTCCCAGATAAGTACACTTTTACATTCATTGTAAAAGCTTGTGCTACTATGGGAAATGTTAAACAAGGTGAACAAGTTCATGGGTTGGTGAAAAAAGTTGGACTTGAGGAAGATGTGTATGTGTATAATACATTGATTCATATGTATGCGAAATGTGGGTGTTTTGGTGTTTCGCGTGGTATGATTGATTGTTTGGTTGAAGATGATGTTATCGCGTGGAACGCGTTGCTGAGTGTGTATGTAGAAAAGGGGTTGTTTGAGTTGGCACGAGAGttgtttgatgaaatgcctgTGAGAAATGTGGAGTCTTGGAACTTTATGGTTTCTGGGTATGTGAATGTTGGGTTGGTGGATGAAGCAAGGAAGGTGTTTGATGAGATGTTGGTGAAAGATGTTGTTTCTTGGAATGTTATGATTACTGGGTATACTAAGGCTGATAAATTTGAGGAAGTTTTGTCTCTttttgaggatatgttgagagctaaGGTGAAGCCTGATGATTGTACGCTTGTGAATGTGTTGTCGGCTTGTGCTGGTGTTGGATCTCTAAGTCAGGGAAAGTGGGTTCATGCGTTTATCGAGAGGAATGGGATTGAGGTTCATGATTTTCTCGCTACCGCTCTTGTGGATATGTATTGCAAATGTGGATGTATTGAGAAAGGTTTGGAGGTGTTTAATGGTACTTTGATAAAAGATATTAGTACTTGGAATGCAATGATTGCAGGGTTAAGCAACCATGGGTATTTGGATGATGCATTAAAGACTTTCGATGAGCTTCTTGCTGATGGTATCAAGCCCAATGAGGTCACTTTTGTAAGCGTTTTGTCTACTTGCAGTCAAGGGGGCTTATTAAATGAGGGTCGCAGGATGTTTGATCTCATGATTAATGAGTATAAAATTCAGCCTACACTCGTGCATTATGGTTGTACGGTTGATCTGCTTGGGCGGTTTGGATTATTAGAGGAGGCTGAAGAACTCTTAAGCAAATTGCCGGTGAAAGAAGCTCACGCTATCTGGGAGTCCCTCTTGAGTGCTTCCAGAAGCCACAATAATGTTGAATTGGCAGAACGCATCGCTACCAAACTTTTAGAGCTTGATCCTCGAGACAGTGCTGGTTATGTTCAACTAGCAAATGTCCTTGCATCTATGGGGAGATGGGATGATGTTAGGGAAGTGCGGAGAAAGATGAGGAGTGAAGGGGTAACTAAAGAGCCTGGTTGTAGCATGATTGAAGTAGATGGAGTTGTTCACGAGTTCTTGGCTGGTGAAGGGATAATACTGTAA